A region of Micromonospora chokoriensis DNA encodes the following proteins:
- a CDS encoding MFS transporter — MTTVNPTPASLPAALAEPTVPVRRGWIGLIFAANLGVWMAFFTPIQVLLPQQIEQIAPGDKENMLAVVTGLGALAAVLANPLAGAFSDRTCLRIAGREFGRRHVWTAGGAVLGAAALVLLAQQRTILGVALGWVAAQVCFNAMLASLTAAIPDRVPVAQRGGVSGWVGIPQALGLVLGAVLVTALVTGNAAGYLAIAVAILLLSLPFALLTPDEPLPRTHRPALRARALLASMWIDPRRHPDFAWAWITRFLVQLGNALGTLYLLYFLTDGVRHPDPEGSLLVLILLYTLGMMLTAVVAGRMSDRSGRRKIYVIASGLIMAVAALLLAVAPIWPMAIVAALLLGAGYGVYLSVDAALITQVLPRATDRAKDLGVINIANSAPQVLGPALSAPLVVYLGGYPTLYAVTAVVTLIGSALVVKIRSVP, encoded by the coding sequence GTGACCACGGTCAACCCGACGCCGGCGTCGCTGCCGGCCGCCCTCGCCGAACCGACAGTGCCGGTGCGGCGCGGCTGGATCGGGCTGATCTTCGCCGCCAACCTCGGCGTCTGGATGGCGTTCTTCACGCCGATCCAGGTGCTGCTGCCCCAGCAGATCGAGCAGATCGCGCCCGGCGACAAGGAGAACATGCTGGCCGTCGTCACCGGCCTCGGCGCTCTGGCGGCGGTGCTCGCCAACCCCCTCGCCGGCGCGTTCTCCGACCGGACCTGTCTGCGGATCGCCGGCCGCGAGTTCGGCCGCCGACACGTCTGGACCGCGGGCGGAGCGGTGCTCGGCGCGGCGGCCCTGGTGCTGCTGGCCCAGCAGCGGACCATCCTCGGGGTCGCCCTCGGCTGGGTCGCCGCCCAGGTCTGTTTTAACGCGATGCTGGCCAGCCTCACCGCCGCCATCCCAGACCGGGTGCCGGTGGCGCAGCGGGGCGGCGTCTCGGGTTGGGTGGGCATCCCGCAGGCGCTGGGGTTGGTGCTCGGCGCGGTGCTGGTCACCGCCCTGGTCACCGGCAACGCGGCCGGCTACCTGGCCATCGCCGTGGCCATCCTGCTGCTGTCGCTGCCGTTCGCACTGCTCACCCCCGACGAGCCGTTGCCGCGTACCCATCGGCCGGCGCTGCGCGCGCGGGCGCTGCTGGCCTCGATGTGGATCGACCCGCGTCGGCACCCGGACTTCGCCTGGGCCTGGATCACCCGGTTCCTGGTCCAGCTCGGCAACGCCCTGGGCACCCTCTACCTGCTGTACTTCCTCACCGACGGGGTACGCCACCCCGACCCCGAGGGCTCGCTGCTGGTGCTGATCCTGCTCTACACGCTCGGCATGATGCTGACGGCGGTGGTCGCCGGCCGGATGTCGGACCGCTCCGGGCGCCGCAAGATCTACGTGATCGCGTCCGGACTGATCATGGCGGTGGCAGCGCTGCTGCTCGCCGTCGCGCCGATCTGGCCGATGGCGATCGTCGCCGCGTTGCTGCTCGGCGCGGGCTACGGCGTCTACCTCTCGGTGGACGCCGCGCTGATCACGCAGGTGCTGCCCCGGGCCACCGACCGGGCCAAGGACCTGGGCGTCATCAACATCGCGAACTCGGCGCCGCAGGTGCTCGGCCCGGCGCTCTCCGCCCCGCTCGTGGTGTACCTGGGTGGTTACCCCACGCTCTACGCGGTCACCGCCGTGGTCACCCTGATCGGCAGCGCGCTGGTGGTCAAGATCCGCTCGGTGCCCTGA
- the gltX gene encoding glutamate--tRNA ligase, translated as MFHVGGARSALQNWIYAKQQGGVFVLRIEDTDAARNKPEWTEGILSALDWIGISRGSYEGPYFQSENAGEHRAAAARLYESGRAYYCDCTREDVQARTGSQHQGYDGYHRDRGLGPGPGHALRFRTPDEGATVVVDLIRGEPTFENKLIEDFVIARGDGSPVFLLANVVDDMTMGITHVIRAEEHLPNTPKQQLLWDALGVKPPVWAHVPVVVNEKRQKLSKRRDKVALEAYREEGYLAGAMRNYLMLLGWAPSGDREIVPWSVIEDEFRLDEVNPSPAFFDEKKLRAFNGEYIRALPVAEFVDACQPWLTGTGTIAPPPWQPEEFDADAFAAVAPLAQTRIAVLSEIVPNVDFLFLASPLIDEAAWTKTMKDGSAELLDDAVAAFEALESWDAESLKSTLEAVGAERGLKLGKTQAPVRVAVTGRTVGLPLFESLEVLGRERTLTRIRAARLRLT; from the coding sequence ATGTTCCACGTCGGCGGCGCCCGCTCGGCGCTGCAGAACTGGATCTACGCCAAGCAGCAGGGCGGGGTGTTCGTGCTGCGCATCGAGGACACCGATGCGGCGCGCAACAAGCCCGAATGGACCGAGGGCATCCTCTCCGCGCTGGACTGGATCGGCATCTCCCGGGGCAGCTACGAAGGCCCGTACTTCCAGTCGGAGAACGCCGGCGAGCACCGGGCCGCCGCGGCCCGCCTCTACGAGTCGGGTCGCGCCTACTACTGCGACTGCACCCGTGAGGACGTGCAGGCGCGCACCGGCTCGCAGCACCAGGGCTACGACGGCTACCACCGCGACCGTGGCCTCGGCCCGGGCCCCGGGCACGCCCTGCGCTTCCGTACGCCCGACGAGGGTGCGACGGTGGTGGTCGACCTCATCCGCGGCGAGCCCACCTTCGAGAACAAGCTGATCGAGGACTTCGTGATCGCCCGGGGGGACGGGTCGCCGGTCTTCCTGCTCGCCAACGTCGTCGACGACATGACCATGGGGATCACCCACGTGATCCGGGCCGAGGAGCACCTGCCCAACACCCCCAAGCAGCAGCTGCTCTGGGACGCCCTCGGCGTCAAGCCGCCGGTCTGGGCGCACGTGCCGGTGGTCGTCAACGAGAAGCGGCAGAAGCTCTCCAAGCGGCGCGACAAGGTCGCCCTGGAGGCGTACCGCGAGGAGGGCTACCTCGCCGGTGCGATGCGCAACTACCTGATGCTGCTCGGCTGGGCCCCCTCCGGCGACCGGGAGATCGTCCCCTGGTCGGTCATCGAGGACGAGTTCCGGCTGGACGAGGTCAACCCCTCCCCCGCGTTCTTTGACGAGAAGAAGCTGCGCGCCTTCAACGGCGAGTACATCCGCGCCCTGCCGGTTGCCGAGTTCGTGGACGCCTGCCAGCCGTGGCTGACCGGCACCGGGACGATCGCGCCACCGCCGTGGCAGCCCGAGGAGTTCGACGCCGACGCGTTCGCGGCCGTCGCACCGCTGGCCCAGACGCGGATCGCGGTCCTCAGCGAGATCGTGCCGAACGTCGACTTCCTCTTCCTCGCCTCGCCGTTGATCGACGAGGCCGCGTGGACCAAGACGATGAAGGACGGCTCCGCCGAACTGCTGGACGACGCCGTCGCGGCCTTCGAAGCCCTGGAGTCCTGGGACGCCGAGTCGCTGAAGTCGACGCTGGAGGCCGTCGGGGCCGAGCGTGGCCTGAAGCTCGGCAAGACGCAGGCACCCGTACGGGTCGCGGTCACCGGCCGCACCGTGGGCCTGCCGCTGTTCGAGTCGCTGGAGGTGCTCGGCCGCGAGCGCACCCTGACCCGAATCCGCGCCGCCCGCCTACGCCTGACCTGA
- a CDS encoding copper resistance CopC family protein: protein MAFGVSFLAPPTPAVAHNSLTGSDPRDGARVATAPARIELRFLAKPAPATTKITITGPDNVVAGGPPVFDGSRVRVPFKPAAAGLYIVGYQLASADGHPVKGEVRFTLTTGTAANPSASPSAGAPSADPSAVATASASAVPASATPGSPTASTVPAASETSDSGGRWWLWALGGLVLIGALAAGLVFRRRRGSA, encoded by the coding sequence GTGGCGTTCGGTGTGTCGTTTTTGGCGCCACCGACGCCCGCGGTCGCGCACAACTCGTTGACCGGCAGCGATCCACGTGACGGTGCCCGAGTCGCGACGGCGCCCGCCCGGATCGAGCTGCGCTTCCTCGCCAAGCCGGCACCGGCAACGACGAAGATCACAATAACCGGGCCGGACAATGTGGTCGCCGGCGGCCCACCCGTCTTCGACGGCAGCCGGGTGCGGGTGCCGTTCAAACCGGCGGCGGCGGGTCTCTACATCGTGGGCTACCAGCTCGCGTCCGCCGACGGGCACCCGGTCAAGGGCGAGGTGCGGTTCACCCTCACCACCGGCACCGCCGCCAACCCGTCCGCGTCGCCGTCGGCCGGAGCGCCCTCGGCGGACCCGTCGGCTGTCGCCACGGCCTCAGCGTCGGCCGTGCCGGCGTCGGCCACACCCGGCAGCCCGACGGCGTCCACGGTGCCGGCGGCGTCGGAGACGTCCGACTCCGGGGGCCGCTGGTGGCTCTGGGCGCTCGGCGGTCTGGTGCTGATCGGTGCGCTCGCCGCCGGCCTGGTCTTCCGCCGCCGCCGAGGCAGCGCCTAG
- a CDS encoding SRPBCC family protein, with the protein MILVERSAHVAAPIEVVWDVVQRAEQLPAWLAGVRAAEVLSGEGFGRRQLVQAGRGSAHEAEVIAYQEPTLIGWRERAKGAGSRAEARTEIYVQLTTDEEEGGTIVRLIVVRWPAGPVKAALLRLGLRRVGADLEDSLARLTDLAAVG; encoded by the coding sequence ATGATCCTCGTTGAACGCAGTGCGCACGTGGCGGCGCCAATTGAAGTTGTCTGGGATGTCGTCCAGCGGGCCGAGCAGTTGCCGGCCTGGCTGGCGGGGGTCCGCGCGGCCGAAGTGCTCTCGGGGGAGGGCTTCGGACGGCGGCAACTGGTCCAGGCGGGGCGCGGCTCGGCGCATGAGGCCGAGGTGATCGCCTACCAGGAGCCGACGCTGATCGGCTGGCGGGAACGGGCCAAGGGGGCCGGGTCTCGGGCGGAGGCGCGCACCGAGATCTACGTCCAGCTCACCACCGACGAGGAGGAGGGCGGGACCATCGTGCGGCTCATCGTGGTCCGCTGGCCGGCCGGGCCGGTCAAGGCGGCCCTGCTGCGCCTCGGACTGCGCCGGGTCGGCGCCGACCTGGAGGACTCGCTGGCCCGGCTCACCGACCTGGCCGCCGTCGGCTGA
- the aceE gene encoding pyruvate dehydrogenase (acetyl-transferring), homodimeric type yields MATERKRPVISDGLPSQLPDIDPEETSEWVESLDGVIDERGAKRARYVMLRLLERARERQVGVPPLTTTDYINTIPSEREPWFPGDEHVERRIRAYVRWNAAMLVHRAQRPEIGVGGHISTFASSASLYEVGFNHFFRGKNHPGGGDHIFYQGHASPGMYARAFLEGRLSEHQLDGFRQELSHPGGGLPSYPHPRLMPDFWEFPTVSMGLGGLNAIYQARFNRYLQHRGIKDTSQQHVWAFLGDGEMDEPETLGAIGVAAREELDNLTFVINCNLQRLDGPVRGNGKVMQELEAFFRGAGWNVIKVVWGREWDPLLAADTDGALVNLMNTTTDGDYQTYKAESGAYVREHFFGRDARTRKMVDPLSDDEIWNLKRGGHDYRKLYAAYKAATEHTGQPTVILAKTIKGWTLGSHFEGRNATHQMKKLTLEDLKTFRDRLYLDIPDKALEDNPYLPPYYNPGEKSDEIQYLKERREQLGGYLPSRRTSTKRLTIPGPERFADVKRGSGKQKVATTMAFVRLLKDIMKDKEFGKRWVPIIPDEARTFGLDSIFPTAKIYSPHGQRYTSVDRELFLSYKESTTGQILHEGINEAGSVASFTAAGSAYATHDEPMIPMYIFYSMFGFQRTADGLWAAADQMARGFLLGATAGRTTLNGEGLQHEDGHSLLLAATNPAVVAYDPAFSFEIAHIMEQGLHRMYGDAQENVFYYLTVYNEPILQPAEPAGVDVEGLLKGIYRYSPAPEVDGPKANVLASGTGMQWALKAQQLLAQDWGVAADVWSVTSWTELRRDAVETEEYNLLNPGAEAKIPYIQQKLADADGPKVAVSDWMRAVPDLIARWVPGDYTSLGTDGFGMSDTRHALRRHFHVDAESIVVATLRQLARSGAVAATVPAEAAKKYAIDDVNAAPVGETGGDS; encoded by the coding sequence GTGGCTACGGAACGCAAGCGCCCGGTGATCAGCGACGGCCTACCGAGCCAGCTTCCGGACATCGACCCTGAAGAGACAAGCGAATGGGTCGAGTCGCTTGACGGTGTCATCGACGAGCGCGGCGCCAAACGCGCCCGCTACGTGATGCTGCGCCTGCTGGAGCGGGCCCGTGAGCGCCAGGTCGGGGTTCCGCCCCTGACCACCACCGACTACATCAACACGATCCCGTCCGAACGCGAACCGTGGTTCCCGGGCGACGAGCACGTCGAGCGGCGGATCCGGGCGTACGTCCGGTGGAACGCCGCCATGCTGGTGCACCGGGCACAGCGCCCGGAGATCGGCGTCGGCGGGCACATCTCGACCTTCGCCAGCTCGGCGTCGCTCTACGAGGTGGGCTTCAACCACTTCTTCCGGGGCAAGAACCACCCGGGCGGCGGCGACCACATCTTCTACCAGGGTCACGCCTCCCCCGGCATGTACGCGCGGGCGTTCCTGGAGGGGCGGCTCAGCGAGCACCAGCTCGACGGGTTCCGCCAGGAGTTGTCGCACCCCGGCGGTGGCCTGCCGTCGTACCCGCACCCGCGGCTGATGCCGGACTTCTGGGAGTTCCCCACCGTCTCGATGGGTCTCGGCGGTCTGAACGCGATCTACCAGGCCCGGTTCAACCGGTACCTGCAGCACCGCGGCATCAAGGACACCTCGCAGCAGCACGTCTGGGCGTTCCTGGGCGACGGTGAGATGGACGAGCCGGAGACGCTCGGCGCGATCGGCGTGGCCGCCCGCGAGGAGCTGGACAACCTCACCTTCGTGATCAACTGCAACCTCCAGCGGCTGGACGGCCCGGTCCGGGGCAACGGCAAGGTCATGCAGGAGCTGGAGGCGTTCTTCCGGGGCGCCGGCTGGAACGTCATCAAGGTCGTCTGGGGCCGCGAGTGGGACCCGCTGCTCGCCGCGGACACCGACGGCGCGCTGGTCAACCTCATGAACACCACCACCGACGGCGACTACCAGACCTACAAGGCGGAGTCGGGCGCGTACGTGCGGGAGCACTTCTTCGGGCGCGACGCGCGTACCCGCAAGATGGTCGACCCGCTCAGCGACGACGAGATCTGGAACCTCAAGCGGGGTGGGCACGACTACCGCAAGCTCTACGCGGCCTACAAGGCGGCCACCGAGCACACGGGTCAGCCCACTGTCATCCTGGCGAAGACGATCAAGGGCTGGACGCTCGGCTCGCACTTCGAGGGCCGCAACGCGACCCACCAGATGAAGAAGCTGACGCTGGAGGACCTGAAGACCTTCCGCGACCGGCTCTACCTGGACATCCCGGACAAGGCGCTGGAGGACAACCCCTACCTGCCGCCGTACTACAACCCGGGTGAGAAGTCCGACGAGATCCAGTACCTGAAGGAGCGGCGCGAGCAGCTCGGCGGTTACCTGCCGTCCCGGCGGACCAGCACCAAGCGGCTGACCATCCCCGGTCCGGAGCGGTTCGCCGACGTCAAGCGCGGCTCGGGCAAGCAGAAGGTGGCCACCACGATGGCCTTCGTCCGCCTGCTCAAGGACATCATGAAGGACAAGGAGTTCGGCAAGCGCTGGGTGCCGATCATCCCGGACGAGGCCCGTACCTTCGGCCTCGACTCGATCTTCCCCACCGCGAAGATCTACTCGCCGCACGGCCAGCGCTACACCTCCGTCGACCGGGAGCTGTTCCTGTCGTACAAGGAGTCGACGACCGGTCAGATCCTGCACGAGGGGATCAACGAGGCCGGTTCGGTGGCCTCGTTCACGGCGGCCGGCTCGGCGTACGCCACCCACGACGAGCCGATGATCCCGATGTACATCTTCTACTCGATGTTCGGGTTCCAGCGGACCGCCGACGGGCTGTGGGCGGCGGCCGACCAGATGGCGCGGGGCTTCCTGCTCGGCGCGACCGCGGGGCGCACCACGCTCAACGGTGAGGGCCTCCAGCACGAGGACGGTCACTCGCTGCTGCTCGCCGCCACCAACCCGGCGGTGGTCGCGTACGACCCGGCGTTCTCGTTCGAGATCGCGCACATCATGGAGCAGGGTCTGCACCGGATGTACGGGGACGCGCAGGAGAACGTCTTCTACTACCTGACGGTCTACAACGAGCCGATTCTTCAGCCGGCCGAGCCGGCCGGGGTGGACGTGGAGGGCCTGCTCAAGGGCATCTACCGCTACTCCCCGGCACCTGAGGTCGACGGCCCGAAGGCCAACGTGCTCGCCTCCGGCACCGGCATGCAGTGGGCGCTCAAGGCCCAGCAGCTGCTCGCCCAGGACTGGGGGGTGGCCGCCGACGTGTGGTCGGTGACCTCCTGGACCGAGCTGCGTCGCGACGCGGTGGAGACCGAGGAGTACAACCTCCTCAACCCGGGCGCCGAGGCGAAGATCCCGTACATCCAGCAGAAGCTGGCCGACGCGGACGGCCCGAAGGTTGCGGTCAGCGACTGGATGCGGGCCGTGCCGGACCTGATCGCCCGGTGGGTGCCCGGTGACTACACGTCGCTCGGCACCGACGGCTTCGGCATGTCGGACACGCGGCACGCGCTGCGCCGGCACTTCCACGTCGACGCCGAGTCGATCGTGGTGGCCACGCTGCGGCAGCTCGCCCGCAGCGGCGCGGTGGCGGCCACCGTGCCGGCCGAGGCCGCGAAGAAGTACGCGATCGACGACGTCAACGCCGCCCCAGTCGGCGAGACCGGCGGCGACAGCTAA
- a CDS encoding GH1 family beta-glucosidase, translated as MSTAPMPQFPTGFRWGVSTSAHQIEGAATADGRGPSIWDTFARAPGRIGDGSTGAVACDHYHRHTEDVALLAGLGVSAYRFSIAWPRVQPTGTGPANAPGLDFYDRLVDDLLAADIDPVATLYHWDLPQPLEDVGGWLHRDTAARFADYADLTAARLGDRVRLWITLNEPFIHMSMGYGMGVHAPGRMLLFDAFPVAHHQLLGHGLAVAALRAHSTSPVAIANNYSPVRVRGDSDADRAAGAAYEALHNRLFTDPLLGLDYPELPGLDLGVVRPGDLDTIATPIDVLGVNYYNPTGVRAAEEGSPLPFDLVPLDDYPRTAFDWPVAPDGLHELLGWLRDTYGDALPPIEITENGCAYDDVPDPDGQVADPERIAYLDGHLRAVRAAIDDGVDVRGYFVWSLLDNWEWAEGFTKRFGLVHVDYATQTRTPKSSYTWLRDVIAASRPGSGR; from the coding sequence ATGTCGACCGCACCTATGCCCCAGTTCCCCACCGGCTTCCGCTGGGGCGTCTCCACATCGGCCCACCAGATCGAGGGTGCCGCCACCGCCGACGGGCGCGGTCCGTCCATCTGGGACACGTTCGCGCGCGCGCCGGGTCGGATCGGCGACGGCAGCACGGGTGCGGTGGCCTGCGACCACTACCACCGGCACACCGAGGACGTCGCGTTGCTGGCCGGGCTGGGCGTCTCCGCGTACCGGTTCTCCATCGCCTGGCCCCGGGTGCAGCCCACCGGCACCGGCCCGGCCAACGCGCCCGGCCTGGACTTCTACGACCGCCTGGTGGACGACCTCCTGGCCGCCGACATCGACCCGGTGGCGACGCTCTACCACTGGGACCTGCCCCAACCACTCGAAGACGTCGGCGGCTGGCTACACCGCGACACGGCCGCCCGATTCGCCGACTACGCCGACCTGACCGCCGCCCGACTCGGCGACCGGGTCCGGCTCTGGATCACCCTGAACGAGCCGTTCATCCACATGAGCATGGGGTACGGGATGGGCGTACACGCCCCCGGCCGGATGCTGCTCTTCGACGCCTTTCCGGTCGCCCACCACCAACTTCTCGGGCACGGGCTCGCGGTCGCCGCGCTACGGGCCCACAGCACCAGCCCGGTGGCGATCGCCAACAACTACTCCCCGGTGCGGGTGCGCGGTGACAGCGACGCCGACCGGGCCGCCGGCGCCGCTTACGAGGCGCTGCACAACCGACTCTTCACCGATCCGCTGCTCGGGCTCGACTACCCGGAACTGCCCGGCCTCGACCTGGGCGTCGTCCGCCCCGGCGACCTCGACACCATCGCCACACCGATCGACGTCCTCGGGGTGAACTACTACAACCCCACCGGTGTACGCGCTGCCGAGGAGGGCTCACCACTCCCGTTCGACCTCGTCCCGCTGGACGACTACCCGCGTACCGCCTTCGACTGGCCGGTCGCCCCCGACGGGCTGCACGAACTGCTCGGCTGGCTCCGTGACACCTACGGCGACGCCCTGCCGCCCATCGAGATCACCGAGAACGGGTGCGCGTACGACGACGTGCCGGACCCGGACGGTCAGGTGGCCGACCCGGAGCGGATCGCGTACCTGGACGGACACCTACGGGCGGTACGGGCCGCCATCGACGACGGAGTCGACGTGCGCGGCTACTTCGTCTGGTCGCTGCTGGACAACTGGGAGTGGGCCGAGGGGTTCACCAAGCGCTTCGGTCTCGTGCACGTCGACTACGCCACCCAGACCCGTACGCCGAAGTCGTCGTACACCTGGCTGCGGGACGTCATCGCGGCCAGCCGGCCGGGGTCGGGACGGTGA